AACTGATGCTCATTGGGTTTCACCACCAAGTATTGGAAGATAACGTGTGGCTTTTTGGACTTAAGCAGTCGCTTCCATTTGATTATGTTTTTTGTACCAGCAATTACCTTTTCCAACTTCCCACCCACCCGATATTGCTCATATGTCTCTTGAGTGATCCCATCAATAGAGATAATCAATCGGTCCAAGCCTGACTCGACGGTCGCTTTGGCTTGCTCATCATTTAGGTAATGCGCATTGGTTGAAGTAGCCGTATAGACGCGTTTCTGGCTTGCATATCTTACTTGGTCTAGAAACTTTGGATTCAAATAAGGCTCCCCTTGGAAATAAAAAATCAAATAGGATAACCTTGGCGCTAGTTCGTCAATTACTTTCTGGTAGGTTTCGTTCGTGAGTGTTCCTGTCGGGCGTGTAAAACTTCTTAGACCACTTGGGCACTCCGGGCACCTGAGGTTACATGCCGTAGTAGGTTCCAATGAAATACTGGTCGGCATACCATAATGAATAGGTTTCCCCGTAGCTTTTGATAAATAGTAACTCGATACAAGCTGTACCATGTTCCAAAGCCGCAGTGGCGTCAATTTGGATACATAATTCAAACCGTCTCGCCAGTTCCTATTCATTCAGTCAAGTTACATGGCATGAATTAGGCATCAAAATTGATGCGTATTTTTGCACCAAATCGTTTCAAAAGAAATAGCTTTAACCCGTGAAGTACTTAATTTTTTCTCTTGCACTGCTTTTCTCGCTTCAAGCTGAGGCTCAGTTCCCTACACTTTCTGACAAGTCCGAAATTAGTATCATAACAATTGGCCCTGGTGCTAATTTATACGACTGTTTCGGTCATAGTGCATTTAGAGTAGTAGACCCAACCTTAGGGATCAACGATGCCTATAATTACGGTACCTATAACTTCTCTGAGGGAAATTTTGTAGGGAAATTCACCATGGGGATTGCTCAATATGAATTAGCGAAACGACCGTTTCCCAATTTTTACAATAGTTATGTAGCTGAAAATCGCTGGATTACCGAGCAAGTTCTAAACTTAACCCTAGAAGAAAAACAAGCCATATTCGACGCCCTCGAAACTAATGCACTGCCTCAAAACAAGTCCTATCGATACGATCCATTCTTTGATAAT
This is a stretch of genomic DNA from Roseivirga misakiensis. It encodes these proteins:
- a CDS encoding SPASM domain-containing protein, translating into MNRNWRDGLNYVSKLTPLRLWNMVQLVSSYYLSKATGKPIHYGMPTSISLEPTTACNLRCPECPSGLRSFTRPTGTLTNETYQKVIDELAPRLSYLIFYFQGEPYLNPKFLDQVRYASQKRVYTATSTNAHYLNDEQAKATVESGLDRLIISIDGITQETYEQYRVGGKLEKVIAGTKNIIKWKRLLKSKKPHVIFQYLVVKPNEHQLDEVRDLANSLGVDEVAFKTAQIYDYENGSELIPTIEKYARYKQVGNGQWAIKNKLINHCWKMWHSCVITWDGKVVPCCFDKDAHYQLGSMEADGFKSIWRGESYRAFRQSLINSRSEIEMCKNCSEGTKVWANS